The DNA region TCGTCCGAgtacaaaagaaaacttatTGGCTTTTCGTCGACGTTGATAAAAgtcgtatatgtttatattacacGAAGTCAATGATTTCGAGGTTAGAACTTTTAGGtactgaaattttttattaaaattaatttgagtttctctcgcgttacgatttttgtaatattaaatgaatgtactattgtttaaatattagttttttgtaTAGCATGTACATTACAAACtacttaaataattgtaaaattatcgaaaatatgaatttctgAGCTTTCACCTTTGAAAAGATATATCTTCGATGTTCATTCGtcgaaatacaaaagaaaactaattcgaAATTCTTACATAGCTATGTAGTAAATATGTgtaagtaaatgaaaaagtattagCTTCTGCTTACCTTTGCATTGAAAGTactaatttttctaaaatattatgtacGCAGCGTATCAATTTACACAGTTAAGTAGTATTCACAGTTTGACAATTACAATGTTCTTCATTATTATACTCGATTCCATGATTTGTGTGAATGTGTGCAACATCTGTGTGACAGCAAACgagaatgaatatttttgtagCATATTTTGCGATGAAATAcagatatttttgcaaaaaatgtTATTGGTCGATCTGCTAATACTTTTTAGAATTTACATAAATCAGTAATGTTCGAAAATCTAGActaaatcttttttgttttttcttcgttacagTTTCTTTTGCTTCTAAAGCCATTAAAATCGTTGACTACCAACgagtacataataaatattctccaatagaaattatttattaatcaatatttataaatcaatccataggcaaatataattaaatatcattctaTCCGAACATTTATAAGAGATACtgatcataaaaaagaaaaattctttgattATTCAATTTATGAATTAGTTATTTTTTGACACtcgaagtagaagaaagaagaaacctacgtatgtacattACGCGGGAATTTACGTATTTGgcgaaaattttatataacttgaTAGAAAGTAGCAAGACGTTTGataacaattttcaatgatttttttccgATTGAATATTGTATTCGGtgctatttttcaataaaatattaagaaaaattattatatttattagtgcataatattttcaaaatgacaCAGATGCCGCGCGAACCTAATTAATTTCACGGTGTAGATGACGTCGTTGCTTCAGTCCGTACCAACTAAATTCGTCTCCCCGTCACTTTCGTTAATTACAGataattaatagattttttttaacgtacaCTTGATTACTGTACACCAATCGATGTTCGAGAGGCCGTATTCGCAAATTGGGATATCATgacgtttaaaagatattcgcgaaaataaacTCGGCCTTTCGTTAATCCCCCGGCGAATTATTgcatcatatttctttttcaattgtCTAACTTGATTTTCACAATATCGATACTTCTCTCACTTTTTAACAATGctctgatcaataatttttcgtttataattacaattgatcgatattttgttttatattcgattttcaaatatattcatacaaacacacacgtatGGATTTTTTACAcattatatgtacacatacactcttctatcttcttcttttttcacacaTATACACTTTTAATTTTAGTCTGTATTAATATGAGATCTcatatttttcagattttcaagaatttcacgAGATAGAACATAGAATCAGTGATAGTCCATCGTTCTTCATCTTCCAGAACTGAGAGATGTTCGTCGTTTGAAGGATCAACAGCTACTGTCGGTAAGTGagcttctttctttgttttctgaGCAAttgtgaaaaatgaaaaaacataaTCTGTGAATCTATACAATGCAACCGAAATCTGACTTCTCATAgaatttatacatgtataatatacgtatatatgtgcatatatagtGGTACGGTTATTACGAATGTGTTGGTGCGTTGCGTCGAGTTCGACGTTCGTTTGCTTGTGTACTGCTGTGTGTCAAATATCTGaggattttatttctttttttttgtcatttgcTTTCGCTTCGAATATAGGTATTCcctaagaaataatataggtTAGTAAACTATTCCaattcttggaatttatataggttagtgttgttaaaaaataatccgtATTTTCATGGTTAATTCTTGTCGCCTATATACATTTCAATgtattatttctctatatacttatttatatatgtatcatttctttttcgttcctttcttttcgatagtcgaactttctcgattatatacaattattatcgatacatGATACGTTACTTCAATCGTAAATAAcgtaattattcgatatgtgtaaataaaaattcgaagagatattatttttttcatatacctGCAAGATACATATCACTCATATATATTTGACATATATACGcgtaaatacataaatcatcgaattattttgatttagcAATTGCTCATTATTTCGCGCGTAATGTATAAAACATAGGGATAATATAGGTACTTGTGATACAAGTGCGTATCTATTTAATGTTCctatatcgatagaaaatataattatttcattagaaaattattgtctatgtttaaaattcgaattaattacatttgtcatccatatcattttatctacgtaattatattaccttttttattatttttaattgaaaaaaataatatttgatttgactCGTGCTGTACCTGTGATTACGTCATCGAATCACGGGATCACTTTCCTTCCTTACTGGTGGTGTCATTGCCATCTTGGACGTAGTGACATGTGTACACAGTGTTTCGTCGCTCCGcataattacaggtaattaataagttttttctaacgtacacCCTCTTcctatatatcaatcgatagccAAACGTGCGATTTTCATGAGGCCGCGTTCATAAGTCTGGACATCAACtcgtttagaaaatattcgcaaaaataaaatcagctTCCCGTAAATTCTCCGAGGAGCTTTTGTGTCGcactttttcttcaattttcccgttttattttcacaatatTGATACTTGTCTCGCATTTTAATGATGctctgatcaataattttgcattaatagttgcgatcgattgatattttatattacattcgattttcatatatgatcatacacacacacacacacacacaacacagCTATcaatcacatatatatacatatagatatacaattatatatattttacttacatATAGTGTacaatcatatatgtatatatatatatgtatgtcggaatatacgataatatataagtacacacgtacacacacacacacatctatgGATATCCCTACATATTACGTACTACTTTTAATCTTGTCCTATAGTAATATCATCTTACATTTTTTAGATTTCTAAGAATTCCAAGAGCTACAAACAGAGCGTCGATATACCAGTTTATACATCTCTTCGTTACTAAGGTAAGTTTATCTCATTTTAATACGTATAGCGAAgcataatagaaagagataggacaTAAGCGTAAAAGTCACATTAGCTGTGTATTTCCAAGTAATGTTCCAACCAatatcaaaacaaaaacaaaacagtCGAGCGTTCGAATTTTCTCAAGGCCAGAGAAGAGATCCTTTATTCCTATATaacatttcgacgagtacagaCCTGTTATAACAATGTTATAAGCACTGAttgatttcgttttaattacgcattttattataaaacttttttattctaactTTATCACGATTACttgaatattatagaaattttattatttcataggaTGGTATAGGAATTCGTATACTTTTTAGGTTAATCCGTCATCGaaactttcgataattttataattatttaaacagtGTTATTTAAACGTATGCGGAAtacaaaaaactaatatttaaacaatagtacatttGTTTAACATTACCAAAATCGTAAcgcaaaagaaacaaaataattttagtttATAACTTTAATATTTGGAAATTTTCGTCTCGCAATCATTGGCCTTgtgtaatataaacatatacgacttttatttactttaactattattttgttagtttCCTTCTGTACGTCGACGAGTGAACATCACAGCTCTCTTTTTCCGAATGCGACAactaagaaattaatactttcgataattttacaattatttaaacaatttgtaaTGTACGTGGAAtacaaaaaactaatatttaaacaatgtttaatattacaaaaatcgTAATGCCAGAGAAACTAAATAATTTTAGTTAATAACTTTAATACTTTGAAATGTTCGTCTCACAATCATTGTTCTTGTGTAATACAAACATacacttttatttacttcgactattattttgttagtttCCTTCTGTACGTCGACGAGTGAGTATCGCAGCTCTCTTTTTCCGAATGCGACAactaagaaattaatactttggataattttacaattatttaaacattttgtaATGTACGCGGAatacaaaaaacaaatatttaaacaatgttcaatattacaaagatcgtaacgcgagagaaacaaaataattttaatataaaatattaatacttaaaaattgtaatctACAGATCCTGAATTACGTGTGATGTCAACAAAGCCAAACTTTTGATTGACTATGCCAATTACTGGATTATTCTTGCTTTGTACATCGACGAGTGAACACAGAAATTCTCACAGGATGTTTTTCCTCCGAGTATCAACGAGGacttaaagtaaatatatttctgaatcacatatttcttgaataatttatacagtttcttattatttatttctatatatgatataaattatttttaatatttttatatttaatatatttaatatttaacatattaatatatttaatatttttataaatatatttttatatatgatataaattattgtgtttctatttttctgtttcagaactTTATTGTAATCGCGCGCGTAGCAATGAGGTAATCGAGTGTTTGTgtcgctaaaataaaaatatcgcgaagtagaagcagtgtttgttcgtacgcgtttcgcgatttaaacaataagtgtttttgcatggactgcgtgcaatgcagtccttagagtcagtgtttgttcgtaaagttatttacttttttcacaGTCGCACAAACTGTACTTATAAAAGttagtagagtttcgcgaaataaattcagtgatcgttcgttttaataaataactaccgcgaattagaatCAGTGCATCattgaagaggatctcgaccaacttcgatgtcgacctacctcattttcaaccaactacaaatcgtccaccctcaatttcgacctaaatcgcggtccagtgttttggagccatcgcagaacttcttaagtagtaagttaatttttaaatccctccgatcactcaatcatgtcgaggacgaaaggtccgaatcgacACGAGTTATtggttgtaattttttaagtaaattattGACGAGCATGACCGCGAGTAATTTCTCTTTCGGATTTACTCGCGAGTGGtacatttttaatcgtttatttgttttcattgtttatatttattgtgcatgcttatttttattagctcAGGATAGGGTCTTCTTGTCTCATcggttcgattaattaatagtgCAATTAAAAAGcacttttttgttcttatttgcTCGTGATGTGATCTACGTCACATGTATTACTTCGTAACTTAGTCTGTATAATCGCAATTTATTTCGATGTATCGATATACATGTAGTAAAAACTGAACAAGAAGACAAACGCGACGGATAGATTTTGGAAAACAAGTGATGGATCATGGTTATGTTTTTTCATTAGAATAGTCACTTGTTAAAAGGAATCGTCCGAGGTATTttgattattgttatataaaaaattaattaaatatccaATCTATTTtgttcataaaagaaaagtctcaatagagtcattgtttttgaaagaaaacaagtcgaatagagtcattgctaataaaaaatagagactTGTAGAGTCATAGTCCGTAGGCCCTAGAATAAggtaatcattttttagatCAGGATTTTCAGCTTCTAACAAACTAATTCCCGTTTCTCCTCCCCatgctttctgcgttctcatTTATGCATGTACCCAGGTGTTACTTGTATGTGTGAGAAACAGTTAGTATGGGTTTAGTTTTAAATTCCCCCATATTGGCGACTGTCATAGCGTTAGTGATTGAGCACGATGTACCTTGCATCTGTATGTTCGTGTTAGATGGTGCATTttacatcgtttcgcgataatttttaaataaatacgaataaaataattatacaaatagattattatttaaaatactatattaatatattattattcatatcgttttatattGTAGAGTTACCATATATTTTAtggaaatattcgtatatcactagtatgcatatatgcactAGTATATACTAGTATTGTTTGCTTTAGTCATTTAcgcaataatcattagccttgACAGTCGATTACAGCAATTGGTACGTATTCCCTATTAGTTAAAAATTATACGCGTTTGAGCTAGGGTGTCGGAGATGTCCCGGGACATActctctagtgtaggcttttgcaccctggtGGTATGTGAGAGAATCGTGGAGTGTGTGTGTtggaatgaatgaattttgctattttttaaatataggttataggcaggcaggtagtatatctttctctgtgtgattgtatgtttaattttaagtaggtaggACTGGATACAACGCGTTGTAATTTCCGGAATGGAATGGTCTGTATCCGGATATCGAGCaaagtttcagcaaattttagaattattcaGCATgtctgtatctttttttttttccttcttatattTTGCTGATACTCTGTATTGTAAGATATATCTATCAGTATCAAACAGTTTGAAAGTCTTtgcatttgtttaaaaatttctttctttcgaattagCAAAGATTTTTGAACGTGTTGGATACTTAGTATTAAATATGTTAACACTTTGCACTCTCTTTCGTGGTTTCTTTCTTATGAagaatacataattttttataaatagatacaataaagtaaaaatagtaaagaTACAAAGTAAACATGGttctataaaaagataagacCATAAAATGTATCATagattttgtactttttttcgatacttctttaatttttcaaatgcaaAGTGTTGATAATAGGTTCATCGATTAGATTAAATATCTGCTTGAGCATTCGAGTAAATGTGTCTGTGTAAATGCGTACGATTGCTGGATTCtttcgatccatcgatcgttCACAGGCTAGGATAGTTCatgaaatatatgttttattttttatttttttttataacgcatTTATTGTTAGGGAATGCTCTACAGTAGTTGctaatgaagaaagaagaggctatatgccgaagaggcccccacgaattgtggctcaagagggcaactatcgacGACGAGTCATTTTTTCAAAGGATTGTAATATATTCCTCTGATAATGGCTCGTGGtcttatcatatttttctatttttgtacCACATTGTCATTTTGCTCGTCAGTAGTAATTGTTATAAATGGAGATGAATTGATTATTCCATCTCCTTGGCAAGTAAGTTTCGTGCCTGAATCGTCCAATAGATGCACAAGTTTTTAATTAGAGTCCAAAATATTTAGATTGTAAATTAACTAACTATCGTTGACATTacagtaattatttttatacgatatttaatttgattgataatataattcatatatatcttatttttattcgtagtaataatatttgaattttttttttaattatttaatcattataagTTGTAACGTAGAGTCACGcgtttaaattttatcttattgcAAGATGATATAgagattgataaaaatagatagagaattaaattgaaaagtgCATCTATATATTGACATGTCGAGTGGacatgttatattttatgcttttatatattgattgtatgattaatgtattttctttttgttgcaGGTGATCATCGCTGGATCTGTTAACGTCAGTCTTTTTCGATATTCGCGTATTAGAGCGCCTGAAATGGCTGctgtttaaaatatatatatttatgtatatatgcatttctAAAGGCAAacacaaaatattaaatttaattatatataatgtttttttttttaatataattttaatattaattataatttcagaTATTTGTAGGATgtatcaaaaattttaaagatgtttattaagaaaatatttaatcaggTTTCAGGTTTACAATCGTTGCATGGGTTATATATGtggtttgttttttatattaataatattgataggCACACAGAATGAAATTGTATACTTTTGCAGTTTTATTCTGTatgtttttttgatttattttatacgtactGTGTTTAATTTTTCAGGTACTTGATAATGAcgaaattgatattataaaaagtaatatagaaTTAGAGTAAAACTATACTAAgtaataagattatatataactaattcagaataattttatattatatactattctACAAATTGGTAAAGTATATTAGtaagtttttaaaaatttcataattttattgcatGTTTATtcataagaatataattatgatgCATGTTGGAGTTCTAATGCTTCATTTTTTAcgctttaatatattaatattagggATCTAGTTCTAAAGTTAAATTATCTTTAAGGCtaatataaggaaaaaatggtaaatatttgaaacttagtaattaagataatttaaaaagctTGGATATATATTGAGTTAATTCGTGAAtgctattttaaaaataatatttatttatttcttcattaagCATCTATCTATGAATTGacacaatatatttttcatattttcaatcaaatttatttaacttttaaatgTCCAACTTtagatttatcaataatataagatattaattataaatgtaacagagtagtgattataaaatacatgtattttgtatatttccgGGATGTAcaacttatatataaaaattatgtcaATTAATTTTGTCGGAATGGTTGTATAGaactttttaaagatatttttaaaataatcaataaaaaatccaGGCTTTTTCTCACGGGTAGGTTAGGGCAAAATCTCGGTTAATGAACCTTCGATCGACTATGATCAAGTCGATAGAAGATTTATTAAAcgcgattaattaatatgttaGTTTAGCCCGTGGAtctccagatgcagcaacctccacgcggtgagATCTGGGTCGGTATTACTTGCGATCaatcgaaatttaattataaattatgtaacgcaagtactaccgggcgaatggctgcatatttcagtGTGTTTCCgtaatgttttctttctaattgtacttaaatattatactgCTTGCATTACACATTACTAATTATATTTCAGCAGATACACACATAGATCagatgaaataatttcttaaaaaatattaaattcatagaaatcaatataaaattcgataaaaagggTGACGggttgaaaaaaaatcgaagaaagaacaaacataacattttttttaaacgtataGTAATTTATTAGTCTACTCAAGCTTATTCAAATTTCaggaaatagtaaaataattataaaaaatagcaGGTAAACCTACTTATCTAGTCAACAAATGTTACATCAAGCGCTTACCCTTAAACTTTATCCTTACACTATATCTTTAAACTGTTCGGTAATTTTCttcaagaaggaaaaaggttCGAGTTcatagtaattttattttattttttcatataatttctcGTCGATCAAAATCGGATTGCGaagaacaatttattttattttattttgttttattttttttttttttttatttctatacaatatttctacaaaattattatttccgaGAAGTTCTCCGTCAAATtgtagaaagaaatgatatgtacattttattatttaaatttttcgaaattctacGTGATAAATTATAGAATTAATCGATCCAACGTCATATTATTTGCCGACaatcgaaatgaaatgatCGACGCAATCTCCAATTAGAATACGAGTATATTGAGTAAACGAACTAAGTCCGTCGAACTTCGCCATTTtgcttaaaaataaattaactagTCAGCATAATTATcgtgtttaaaataaatattaacaatataattttaattcgtattttAATCGCTTTATTAAAAACGGTTTCGATcgttatatcgaaaaaaactAGTCGAATCAATCGTACAGTTCGCTATAGGCCAATGCCAACAGTGTTACCAACACATTATAATacattgctttttcttttttttaacattatattattcattattgcctccttttgaaaagtttattataatttaaaaataaagcaaGAACTTGTTggttatatatcatatatatctttattagttaatgatagaaattaattagtaataaaCCTAAACCAGCATAATCTTAATTTAACTTTCAAATAAAAcgcaatattttaattatggaAAACATGGCGTCTACTCGGCCTACGTTTACTAAACATGTTGATCGGTAACGATACAGTGGATTTTACTCAACAAATTTcaacaaaacaaatatttatattattgaaattattaaacatctatttctaaatttgttgaaatattGTACTTCTTTCGAGTGCTATTCAGTGTTGACAAGTAGTTATGGCAAATCATTATGAAGTTCCAAACTGGtatgtattaaattttataatgttaGTAATAATTTATCCAAACATGTATTGTATTCAAAgttaatatatctaaaaagcATTACTGACTTATCCTTTTTACATGGATATAATagatttctaatatttattcataactAGGTTATGTTTTCAGGGCTGGTAAGCCTCCAGTTGGTTTACATTTGGATGtattgaaaaatgataaattaatacaggtaagataatatattacaagtcCTTGAAAAAcacattgataaatattttttaaagttacatgaatgtaatttttattatagaaattaatggTGGACGAAAAAAGATGTTACTTGTTTGGTCGTAATCAacaattaaatgatttttgtaTCGATCATGCTTCCTGTTCTCGAGTTCATGCTGCACTTGTGTATCACAAACATCTTCACAGAGCATTTTTAGTAGACTTGGGCAGTAGTAagttattaattagaaaattatttaaaaatgtatttatagattttataatcATGCACTACCATtagttcttattatttatccaTCTATAGCACATGGAACATTTATTGGTAATATGCGTTTAGAAGCACATAAACCAACACAACTTCCTATTGATAGTACATTTCATTTTGGAGCATCTAcgcgatattatattatcaggGAACGACCACAAACTGGTACAAGACCTATTAttgaagaattagaaaaacttTCAGAAGATGCTGATGCTGGTGGTTTATTAGGTTTacctgaaacagaaacagaaCTTGATGTATGTATCTTATATCTagtaaatatgttaaataaattataataatataaaatataaaataatcaataatgcattaatttttagaatttaaCAGAATTCAATACAGCACATAATCGACGCATATCCATGCTTGGTATCACAGATGATGAAATGCATAAAAGTACtagaaaacggaaaaaaaaaggtataacatttaatgatgatgaagaagttATTAATCCTGAAGACGTAGATCCATCTGTTGGTAGATTTCGTAATCTTGTACAAACAACTGTAGTTCCAAGCAAGGTTTGTGTATTCGTAATTACAGTCTAGTTAGTAAACTTATAATTAACTTATATGGTACAATGTactaatgtttttatattttacaatatagcGAATGCGTATGGAAGGTggattaatatcattatctgAAGATCATCACCCTTTAAAACATTTACAACCTACGTCAACCACACCACAACTTTATCATGATCTTCCACCAGAACAATTTACACCTTCTTCATTATCAATAAATCCTTTTTCTACAGCTTTAACATCATTAACTTCTAGACTTGGTATTGCTTTACCAAATCCTGCACCGGAAGTAGAAATGACTCCAAATCTTGTACAACCTGAGGTACCACAAGTACCAGAAATTTCAGGTCCCACAGAACCACGTGCAATGGagcctaaaaagaaaaagtatgcCAAGGAAGCTTGGCCTGGGAAAAAACCTATACCATCACTCTTGGtataatcgtattaaaaattttatacttttcttaaTTGTGGGCATAACAAATATAGTCTACTGTTTTGTTGCTGTATTCGTGATAGGCTTAATATTTGAAGACTGTTATAAATTCATTACATAACTTTTAGTTGCCCctcattttttcataatccCTTCATAACAGTCACTTGTATTTAAATCAAtcttatgtaatattaattctcattatttacaatttatgtgcgatataaatgtttataagtaacgtatatattgataaatagtttataattttaataataatttgatatctgatagaaaaatttcaataattagcTTTCCAGTTCTATAATACAAAAGAatagacaaataaaaattatatttacttatgtaGGTTATAATAAACCTATAATGTTAATTTgttaacattttaattatatacaattatacagattattaaaaagaaaataattataaaatgattgaatttcaaatgtgataatatatttagtgtaaaatattaactttAGATTATTTAACTTATTACCTATCTTATGtggtattaaataattattaaggtAAAAAGGAAGTTTAAAAGTATAACCACAAAGAATTAGTGTTGATGATAATCATATAAAACCAGTATTATATAGTGTTGTAAAAAATACTCATCTACTACTAGAATAATACCACTAATTCtgtaattattttagattttaaaaaaatatttataaataatatatttaagtataaaaatgtttttatttcgattgatAATGTTTTCCTAATTCTTCAAATtttagtgatatatatatataaaaatactaatatttatattaatagttTAATTATCAAGCTTTAACATGTCTTCAcctttttttgtaaaacaaaTTGAATTTCCACTAAAACTTTTCAGTATTTAAATTTCGCGCCAACACATTTTGTTTTAAACAATGATACTCGATACTAGTTCCCTCTGTCGTTAATGAAGAAGTGATTTCTCCAGTGTTTAACGTCGATACCATGTGctaaaagaaaactaaagaaaaatatacattagaGTACTTGGGTAATtagtttaataattcattagtattattttgatattattatcaccgtatatatttattttaccaCATTAATTTATCCAAGTATATCAGATTGGAATTTCTAACCTATATATTAGAGAACTTTGTAATGTTTATTTTGTATGAGATAAACCATTCATTGTAGTGATCATCAGATCAATTAATATAGTGATCATTagtgtatataatttaaagaaataattaaatcgtgatttaaaaatataatattatttatatcaacttTAATAATGACAACTATGGAATCTAATCCTGGCTGGGCAGATGCTCtccaaaaaattttaaaaacaaataaaccaaaaagaaaaaaagcaattgTATTGTCTAAAGCTAAAAAGTATAGTGACATAGTGAGAAAACAAGAGAATCTATCTTTGGAAACTGATGCAGTTacggaagaggaagaaaaattagaaagtaCTGAAGGTAAAGAGAATCTATTatcgacaaaaagaaaacaaagacaGAAGGATAATTTGGGCATAAGAGTGAAGCCATCTATTATTGATAGAGAACGTGAGAAACTTCTACAAAAAATTGCAacaaagtaatttttattatttattattagtataatattatctatctagTTTCTTAAACAAATTGTGAACTATATATTAGGGGTGTAGTACAATTATTTAAT from Vespula vulgaris chromosome 8, iyVesVulg1.1, whole genome shotgun sequence includes:
- the LOC127065833 gene encoding nuclear inhibitor of protein phosphatase 1 isoform X1 produces the protein MANHYEVPNWAGKPPVGLHLDVLKNDKLIQKLMVDEKRCYLFGRNQQLNDFCIDHASCSRVHAALVYHKHLHRAFLVDLGSTHGTFIGNMRLEAHKPTQLPIDSTFHFGASTRYYIIRERPQTGTRPIIEELEKLSEDADAGGLLGLPETETELDNLTEFNTAHNRRISMLGITDDEMHKSTRKRKKKGITFNDDEEVINPEDVDPSVGRFRNLVQTTVVPSKRMRMEGGLISLSEDHHPLKHLQPTSTTPQLYHDLPPEQFTPSSLSINPFSTALTSLTSRLGIALPNPAPEVEMTPNLVQPEVPQVPEISGPTEPRAMEPKKKKYAKEAWPGKKPIPSLLV
- the LOC127065833 gene encoding nuclear inhibitor of protein phosphatase 1 isoform X2, yielding MKFQTGYVFRAGKPPVGLHLDVLKNDKLIQKLMVDEKRCYLFGRNQQLNDFCIDHASCSRVHAALVYHKHLHRAFLVDLGSTHGTFIGNMRLEAHKPTQLPIDSTFHFGASTRYYIIRERPQTGTRPIIEELEKLSEDADAGGLLGLPETETELDNLTEFNTAHNRRISMLGITDDEMHKSTRKRKKKGITFNDDEEVINPEDVDPSVGRFRNLVQTTVVPSKRMRMEGGLISLSEDHHPLKHLQPTSTTPQLYHDLPPEQFTPSSLSINPFSTALTSLTSRLGIALPNPAPEVEMTPNLVQPEVPQVPEISGPTEPRAMEPKKKKYAKEAWPGKKPIPSLLV
- the LOC127065836 gene encoding RRP15-like protein encodes the protein MTTMESNPGWADALQKILKTNKPKRKKAIVLSKAKKYSDIVRKQENLSLETDAVTEEEEKLESTEGKENLLSTKRKQRQKDNLGIRVKPSIIDREREKLLQKIATKGVVQLFNAVRQQQTETNQKLLNAGPLERKREQVLKNIDKRAFLDVLMGESQSISIDKSIECQEEEKRDDKENKEDKIWSVLRDDFVMGAKLKDWDKKQLNDEDSSAPEDIDSDE